A genomic stretch from Plasmodium cynomolgi strain B DNA, chromosome 8, whole genome shotgun sequence includes:
- a CDS encoding hypothetical protein (putative): DDYSVYDDTYDTHSLKSTKYVISEHGSHNVFDDDDGDDDDLAFLDQHYTLPLKRRHHGYRDSEYVVNEKADKDYKRYDLRVIPHRIKGYGFDKRIKHYIRKYDGTVVKQLPFLSTVFFVGGVVFSCFHYVAIPIICSTLSFIFTSYYIKRLKNKKRKQKRIKREYLMD, encoded by the coding sequence GATGATTATTCAGTATACGATGATACGTATGATACTCATTCTTTAAAAAGCACTAAATATGTAATTTCTGAGCATGGTAGTCATAATGTATtcgacgatgatgatgggGACGACGACGATTTGGCATTTCTAGACCAGCACTACACACTTCCTTTAAAAAGAAGGCACCATGGTTATAGAGATAGTGAATATGTTGTAAATGAAAAAGCTGATAAAGATTATAAACGTTATGACTTAAGAGTAATTCCCCATCGTATAAAGGGTTATGGTTTTGATAAGCGTATAAAACAttatataagaaaatatgATGGAACAGTTGTGAAACAATTACCTTTCCTTTCTACCGTTTTTTTCGTTGGAGGTGTCGTGTTTTCCTGCTTTCATTATGTAGCAATACCCATTATATGTAGTACTTTATCCTTTATATTCACGTCTTACTATATTAAAAggctaaaaaataaaaagagaaaacaaaaacgaatAAAACGTGAATATCTTATGGATTG